In the Trinickia acidisoli genome, CATGGCGAACACCATGAATATGAGCCGACGCACATTCACTCGATTCTTTGGGGCTCAGACCGGTGTCGGATTTGCTCAGTGGCGTCAGCAGGCTTGCCTGTTGAGCGCTGTTTTGCGGTTGAGCGATGGCGAAAACGTGACGACGGTCGCTCTGGACTTGGGGTATGGCAGCCCCAGTTCTTTCACGGCGCTGTTCCAGCGCGTACTGGGCGTGCCGCCAAGTCGTTACTTCGAAGGCCATCAAGCGTGAGTCAGCGAAAGGCGCTTGCCGCTGAACCTAGACCTTATTTCTCACCGCCCCTGCGTCTCCAAACAGGCGCGGCGCTCCAACCGCGCCGCCGCCTTGCGATCGGCGTTGCGCTGTGCGAAGCCCGCCATCGCCCAAACGCCGAGGCCGGCGATCGCGAGCAACGCTCCCACCCATCCCGGTGAAGTCCAGCCGAATCCGCCTGCGATCGCTAGCCCGCCGAGAAACGGCCCCAGCGCATTGGCCGTGTTGAATGCCGAATGATTGAGCGCGGCCGCAAGGCTTTGCGCATCTTCGGCGACGTCCATCAAGCGCGTCTGCAA is a window encoding:
- a CDS encoding helix-turn-helix domain-containing protein codes for the protein MSRRTFTRFFGAQTGVGFAQWRQQACLLSAVLRLSDGENVTTVALDLGYGSPSSFTALFQRVLGVPPSRYFEGHQA